Below is a genomic region from Halostella litorea.
ACGCGGCCCAGGTCGACCGCCTCGCGGAGGCCGACGGCCATCGCCGCCAGGTCGCGGCCGGCCATCCCGCCGTACGTGGGGAACCCCTCGTAGAGGATGGCGCGCTGTTTCGCCCGCTCGAACAGGTCGTCGTCCTCGACGGCGACGAAGCCGCCGGCGTTGACCAGCCCCTCCTTCTTGCCGCTCATGACGAGGGCGTCGGCGTAGCCGAGCTGTTCGCGGGCGATCTCGGCGATCGATGTGTCGCCGTAGCCGGGTTCGCGCTCGCGGACGAAGTAGGCGTTCTCGGCGAACCGGCAGGCGTCGATCACGAACGTGGCGTCGATATCGTCGGCGAAGGCCGCGACTTCGCGGGTGGTCTCGACGCTGACGGGTTGACCGGCCGCGGAGTTGTTGGTGATCGTCAGGACGACGACCGGGACGTTCTCCGCGCCGACGCGGTCGACGTGCTCGCGGGCGCGCTCGACGGAGAAGTCGCCCTTGAAATCGCCCTCGGCGTCGGGGTCGTGTGCGCCCTCGACGGGGCAGTCGACGGCCTCAGCCCCCTGGTTCGCGACGTGTGCGCGGGTCGTGTCGAAGTGCGTGTTGTTGAGGACGGCGTCGCCCTCGCCGACCAGCGCGCCGTAGAGGACGTTCTCCGCGCCGCGGCCCTGGTGGGCCGGGACCACGTTCTCGAACCCCATCACGTCGCCGACCGCCGCCTCCAGTTCGCGGAAGCTCTCGCTGCCGGCGTAGGCCTCGTCGCCCCGGAGGAGGGCCGCCCACTGCTCGTCGCTCATCGCGCCGGTCCCGCTGTCGGTCAGCAGGTCGACGTACACGTCGTCGGCGTCCAGGTTGAAGACGTTGTAGCCGGCGGCCTCCAGGTTGGCCGCACGCTCCTCGCGGTCGGGCAACTCGATCCGCTCGACCATCTTGGTCTTGTACGCTCGCATGCCGCCGTATACGGCCGGCGGCGTGAACAAGTTAATCGGCGGGATCTGCCGGACGGCGACCAGATCCGCGGGGTGACGGCGAACCGCGGTCGACGGTGGACGGACGTATCCATCGGTCGGCATGTCGGGGCCTTCGGGGGCGAGTCCGGCCACCGCGACCACTCAGAGCCCGATGTGTGAGGTCGAACTCGGGCCGTCGTCGCCGTCGTCGATACCGCCCTCGTGTTCGAACTCGACGTCGTCGTCCGTGAGGTAGATGTCGCCGCGGTTGACCGTCACGTCGACGCCCGGCAGCGTCGTGCCGGC
It encodes:
- a CDS encoding tryptophanase, producing the protein MRAYKTKMVERIELPDREERAANLEAAGYNVFNLDADDVYVDLLTDSGTGAMSDEQWAALLRGDEAYAGSESFRELEAAVGDVMGFENVVPAHQGRGAENVLYGALVGEGDAVLNNTHFDTTRAHVANQGAEAVDCPVEGAHDPDAEGDFKGDFSVERAREHVDRVGAENVPVVVLTITNNSAAGQPVSVETTREVAAFADDIDATFVIDACRFAENAYFVREREPGYGDTSIAEIAREQLGYADALVMSGKKEGLVNAGGFVAVEDDDLFERAKQRAILYEGFPTYGGMAGRDLAAMAVGLREAVDLGRVRDRVEQVRDLGDRLRDAGIPVYWPPGGHAVYVDAGKLLPDVPTGQFPGQALVCELYREGGVRAVELGEFAFPGADRPDLVRLALPRRTYGREHVEHVVETLAAVQDRADAVAGLEVVDEPEMAELRHFSARLRPV